The Roseibium sp. Sym1 nucleotide sequence TAGATTTTGGCCTCGGAATTCTCGCCGGTGAAGTTGATGAATTGCTGGTTCCGGGTGAAGCGCGGACCGGCAATGAACCCCAGGGTCTTGAACTCTGTCTCGGCCCCCAATGTCGCGATGGTGGTGAACAGGCGCGGCGCAGCGGCGTTGCCGACGACCAGTCGGGTCGAAGCGAGTGCTGCCTTGTCGGCCAGCGTGCAATCGAAAACCGTGTTGAGTTCACCCTCGCCGGTATCGCCGACAAAGGTCTCCAGAAGACGCAGTTTGGCACCTTCGCCGAGAGAGACCTTGTTGCGGGTCACCTGGGCACCGGCGGACGTTGCCACCTGGACCAGTTCGACCGGCTTGGAGATTTCGGCTTCCGCCTTGACCTCGATCACGACACCGCCCTGCACGAAGGCCGTGTTGAGTGCGACCACGCCATCATTCGGGCCGGTCTTGGGCGACGCCAGAAGCCGGGCACCGTTCTCACCGTTCAGTGCGTCGGTCAACGCGGTCAGCGTCACGCCTTCGGCTGCGAGAGCCTCGGTGTCAGACAGCTCCGCCATATAGGTGCCATTGGCAACGACGATCCGGTACCGGTCCAGGTCGCCATAGCTGTCCTGACCGTCCAGCAGCGCCTTGGCCACGGCTGCGTCGGCGGCGGCTGCCAGCGGAGCAGCGGATTTCAGGAAGGCGCGCAGATCGGAATACTTGTATTCCTCGACGCGGCGATGCGGCAGACCGCGATCACGGATCTGGCCGAGCGCGGCCTCGCGGAGCGCCGAGACGGCTACCGAACCGGACAGTGCCCCCTTTGAAGCATCAAAGCGCTCCAGCAGGTCGCTTTCGGCCTGGGTGTGTTTGATGGGTACGCTTGCGTTCATGTCGCGTTGCTCCCTCAGGCGGCCGTGTCGATGTAGTCGGCGTAGCCGTTCTTTTCCAGCTCGAGCGCCAGGTCCTTGTCGCCGGTCTTGACGATGCG carries:
- a CDS encoding SufB/SufD family protein, which codes for MNASVPIKHTQAESDLLERFDASKGALSGSVAVSALREAALGQIRDRGLPHRRVEEYKYSDLRAFLKSAAPLAAAADAAVAKALLDGQDSYGDLDRYRIVVANGTYMAELSDTEALAAEGVTLTALTDALNGENGARLLASPKTGPNDGVVALNTAFVQGGVVIEVKAEAEISKPVELVQVATSAGAQVTRNKVSLGEGAKLRLLETFVGDTGEGELNTVFDCTLADKAALASTRLVVGNAAAPRLFTTIATLGAETEFKTLGFIAGPRFTRNQQFINFTGENSEAKIYGVTMAGGDALADQTLIVDHAVPHCNSREFFKTVLDGRARGVYQGRINVAPHAQKTDGEMMTQALLLSEEAEMANKPELEIFADDVLCAHGATSGQIDEDLLFYLRARGIPEDEARTLLVLAFLSEAIEEYGEDDVTEGLEARVRDWLAGH